One genomic region from Gossypium hirsutum isolate 1008001.06 chromosome D13, Gossypium_hirsutum_v2.1, whole genome shotgun sequence encodes:
- the LOC107918718 gene encoding serine/threonine-protein kinase haspin homolog isoform X2 yields the protein MDGKAKVRSGGEVYLWSEIIGASDQPSTNAPLIQPVYQRRRRTSHPTPSDSDHPLLLQPTNSNRLSFAAANNKRVSWNRSLSIRGRISIAVAPCLANQPQQKQPRRRGKPPVPKGKAAEHSSLDKERAYFQEVDAFGLLEESPSPKHFGTWATGNQTVTDPIPHVSSRLEKWLFSKKINFSCGPSTTLSKILETPAAPMDPIYTSGLDLSSVKTPEKFSPVSVIDADQGCEDIDAAIKKLSLASKSTSSHLDRIDPFTSLLGICEQPEPMKFLDLFSKYCAPESIAKIGEGTYGEAFRAGNTVCKIVPFDGDFPVNGELQKKSEELLEEAVLSQVLNSLQEFEKNDSNACTTFIETIDLKVCQGSYDAALIRAWEKWDEKNGSENDHPKEFPEKQRYLVFVLQHGGKDLESFVLENFDEARSLLVQVTAALAVAEAAYEFEHRDLHWGNILLSRNGSVTVKFILEGKQISFRTYGLSVSIIDFTLSRINTGENILFLDLSQDPYLFKGPKGDKQSETYRKMKEVTEDHWEVFPEQMCYGWYIWWIYCC from the exons ATGGATGGCAAAGCAAAAGTAAGATCGGGCGGAGAGGTCTATCTTTGGTCAGAGATCATAGGAGCATCGGATCAACCATCCACAAACGCACCCTTAATCCAACCCGTTTATCAGAGAAGAAGACGAACATCTCACCCCACCCCCTCTGACTCAGACCACCCCCTGCTGCTGCAACCCACTAACAGCAATCGCCTCAGTTTCGCTGCTGCTAACAACAAGCGGGTCAGTTGGAATCGCTCACTTTCCATCAG AGGGAGGATAAGCATTGCTGTTGCTCCTTGCTTGGCTAATCAACCACAACAAAAGCAGCCCAGGAGAAGGGGCAAACCGCCTGTTCCTAAA GGCAAGGCTGCAGAACATTCAAGCTTGGATAAGGAGAGAGCATATTTTCAAGAGGTTGATGCCTTTGGGTTATTGGAGGAGAGCCCATCACCAAAACACTTTGGGACATGGGCAACAGGCAATCAAACTGTCACTGATCCTATACCACATGTTTCATCCAGATTAGAGAAGTGGCTCTTTTCAAAGAAGATAAACTTCAGTTGCGGGCCTTCTACCACCTTGTCCAAAATATTAGAAACTCCTGCTGCTCCAATGGATCCCATATATACTAGTGGTTTGGATTTATCAAGTGTAAAAACTCCTGAAAAGTTCAGTCCAGTATCCGTGATTGATGCTGACCAAGGTTGTGAAGATATAGATGCTGCCATTAAGAAGCTTTCCTTGGCGTCTAAATCAACATCATCACATCTTGATCGTATTGATCCATTTACTTCTTTGCTGGGAATTTGTGAACAGCCAGAACCAATGAAGTTTCTTGATCTTTTCTCTAAGTATTG TGCTCCAGAAAGTATTGCCAAAATTGGTGAAGGTACTTATGGAGAAGCCTTCAGGGCAGGCAATACCGTTTGCAAAATAGTTCCATTTGATGGGGATTTTCCAGTAAATGGAGAACTGCAAAAG AAATCGGAAGAATTGCTTGAGGAGGCTGTGCTCTCACAAGTTCTTAACAGTTTACAAGAATTTGAGAAGAATGATAGTAATGCTTGCACGACCTTCATAGAAACAATTGA TTTAAAGGTTTGCCAAGGTTCTTATGATGCGGCATTGATTAGAGCCTGGGAAAAATGGGATGAAAAGAATGGCTCAGAAAATGATCATCCCAAGGAGTTCCCGGAGAAGCAG CGCTATCTCGTCTTTGTTCTACAACATGGTGGTAAAGATCTTGAAAGCTTTGTACTTGAGAATTTTGATGAAGCACGAAGTTTATTGGTTCAG GTTACAGCTGCCCTAGCTGTGGCTGAAGCTGCATATGAGTTTGAACACCGTGACTTGCACTG GGGAAACATACTTTTGAGCCGAAATGGTTCTGTCACTGTGAAGTTTATTCTTGAGGGCAAGCAAATATCCTTTAGGACATATGGGTTATCGGTGTCAATAATTGATTTTACACTATCGAGAATAAACACTG GAGAAAACATACTCTTTTTGGATCTTTCACAGGATCCTTATCTTTTCAAAGGTCCAAAAGGAGATAAACAA TCAGAAACATATAGAAAAATGAAGGAGGTTACAGAAGATCATTGGGAAG